The window ATCCAAAGCAAAATTTGCATTGCTATCAGGCATACTACTTTTGATGTTAATATTTTGATTGCTATAACTTCCTGCCAAGCTTAAATTTTGGTAAGTGTATTGGTTATAATAAGCACTTAAAACTTTTGCATTGAATTTTGCATTGATCTTTTTCGGATCTAAACCTGTTCCAGAAACATCGGCTTTAACAGAAACCTTACCCAATTTTGGCTGCATTTTTAGTAGGCGACCAACATTAAAATTGTTTAAATTGATGTTTGCTTTATAACTTTCTCTTCCTTTTGGGCCATTCATTGCGGCTACTAAAACTGCTCCACCCATATCCGTTTGGATATTCATGTTGGTATTAAAATCCGTCATCGAACCTTTAAAATTGCCTCGGGCATTTATAACATTTGGCAGTTCTATCGTCGGTGGTAATGATTTTTTAGGTACTGCAACCAAAATATCACTTTTGGTTATATATAGCTTTTTGATATTTAAGTCCAAATATGTTTTTTTAATATCTGGCAAACCTTTAGCCGTTCCACTAATATCAATTTGTGTACTTTTTAAACCGCTAATTTGTAGCTGCGGAATATTCAAATTGTTTAAATATCCGTTTACATTGGCATTTAATTTAATTTTTTCATTGCGATAGTTAGCAGGAATTGCATCACTAAAAAAACCAGCGTCTTCTAATCCGATGGTTGTATTTTTGAAATTCAAACTCAATTTTACTCTTTCAGGATGTTTCGTTAAATCCTCCATGGAAGTAAAATTCAATTCAGTCGCATTTTCTATAGTGGTATTAGGTGTTTTTAAAACGAAGTTGCTAAGCTTAATCTGCTTATCATTATAAATCGCATCTCCTTTAAGTTCGGTTAAAGCAAAACCACTTTTTTCTTTTAAAGAACCATTTTTTACATTGGCTTTTATTCCGGCGGCGCTGTAGCTTACGTCACCTGCGCCAAATGTTAATCCCGAAATTTTCAGGTGATTAAAATCCATTCCTTTTGCAGCAGGTTTTGCGCCGAGGTTATCAAATTGAACATTGTTATCAACCAGACTAATGTTCTTTATAATTAATCCTAAAGTCGATTTTTCTGCAACAACTGTATCTTTTACCTTTTTTAAATTATTACTTGGTGCTGGTTTAAAAGCAAATAGAACATTAGATTTATTCAGTTCCGCATTATCAACAGTATATTTGCTATTGGTTAAATCTACTTTTAAATTAACTAACCCCAGTTCATTAACATCAGCAATTGCTTTGGTAGTCGATATTTGATCATCGTAATTTACCTTAACATTATTAAACTTAAAGTCTTGTATTTCAATCAATGGAAGTTTTCCTTGTTTTTTCTCACTACTATCTACACTATTAGTTAGGTGTTGAACCAAGTTAACAAGCGGTTTTTGTTGCAAGTATCTTAATGAAGTGTTTTCTAAACTTAACTCCTTAATTACGTAATGCATATTCGCCATATCAAAATCTTTGATTCTGGTTTTAAATGCACCCAAGTATAATTTCACGTCATTTCCGGCAACGTCATCGCGATAAGTAAGTCCGATATCTTCAAATGAAACTTTATCAATTGAGAATTTAAGTGTTGATGTTGTGTCTTTAGCTACTTTTTCTTCTGGCTTTTTCTGGTCGCTCATAAAAGCATCAACCAAAAACGAAAAATTAAAGGTTGTATCTGGAGAGATGCGTTTAACGTTTGCCCGTATATTTTTTAGTTCAATGTTGTTTATTTCTACCGTATTTTTTAGCAGCTTAAATAAGCTGATATCAACAGCTAACTTTTCGGCATATAATAAGGTATCGCCTTTCTTATCTTCAATATAAAACTTGTTTAAAACCACATCTTTCGGCAAAGCAATTTTTATGCTTTCTAGACTAACTTCGGTTTTTGTCTTGTTTTTTAGATAGTTAATGGCCTTTCCCTTAACAAAATTTTGAACCGCTGGGATATTTAGAGATAAGGCAATGCCAACAACCAAAATAATAATAGAGGCAATTACCCAAAGTAGAATTTTAAGACTTCTGCGTACGTATTTATTCAAAGCTATGCGTGTTTGGTGTTTTCAAAAAGCCAAAAGCATGCCATAAAATTAAATTTTAAGGCAGTTTTAACAATAAATACAAAAAATAACTTAAATTGTTCGCCCGCTATAAAAATTTAACATTAGCGATTTTTTAATTAGTTAAAAATGAATTTATTAAATATAAATATATCCTTTGAAGAATACGCTGGAATAGCTGAACTCAGTGAAAACGATCGGCAACTTTGCGAACGTGCTGAACAGACTTTATCGAATTCTTACTCTCCATATTCTAAATTTAAAGTAGGTACAGCGATACGACTAACTTCGGGGGAAACTATTTTGGGTAGTAATCAGGAGAATTTAGCTTATCCATCTGGGTTATGTGCAGAGCGTGTTGCCCTTTTTACAATCGGCGCAACTTATCCAAATGCCGTTATAAAAAGTATGGCGATTACTGCACAAACTGATGCTTTTGAAATTTTGAAACCTATCACTTCTTGTGGAGGTTGCTTGCAAGTAATGGCCGAATTCGAGCGCAAGCAAAATGCACCAATCGAGGTAATTTTCTATTGTTTGGGAGGTGAAATTTTAAAAGTGCCTAGCGTGAAAAGCCTATTGCCATTTTCTTTTGTCGAAGATAGACTATCATCTGGTAATTGATAATGATTTGGAAATTTAGGGGGTTGTAGTTCTTAGGGTTTTACAGTCCCGCTTTACGCTAAATCCCCTAGAAAAAAGATAGGGGATATCGCTGCAATCAGGTTTATAGTTTACGAAAGAAAGACTTGGCTAGGGTTTTTTAACTTGCCGAATGAGTCAAATTGCATCCTGTTTTTTTTCGTGAAATAATTTTTTAACATCTTGCAGCCTCAAATAGTTGCAGAAACCTATTGGATTAAACCTGATTGGAGCGGGCATACCGATTTTTCATCGGTATAAAGCGGAAAGCAGGCGCAAACATTAAGAAAATTTACAAGCCTTGCTTTTCAAATAAAATTAATCATTTGCAATCTATATATGTGAATAACCTCTTTTCACACTGTGCTATCATTTTTATTATATTTACGGCTGCCAATTTTTTTAAGTAAATGAGTGAAGAATCAGACCAAAACGTAAATAAAGACCATAAGCATACCATTACGCCAATTAACGGTTTATACGAAAATTGGTTCCTCGATTACGCTTCCTATGTAATTCTAGATCGTGCTGTTCCGCACATTAATGACGGTTTAAAGCCCGTTCAGCGGCGTATTATGCACTCGCTAAAGGAAATGGACGATGGGCGTTTTAACAAAGCTGCAAATGTAATCGGGAACACGATGAAGTATCATCCACATGGTGATGCCTCAATTGGTGATGCAATGGTTCAGATTGGTCAGAAAGATTTGCTTATTGATATGCAAGGAAACTGGGGTGATCCGGTTACCGGTGATAGCGCTGCTGCGCCACGATATATTGAAGCACGTTTATCAAAATTTGCAAACGAAGTTGTTTTTAATGCAGATACCACGATTTGGCAGTTAAGTTACGACGGTAGAAATAATGAACCTGTAACTTTACCCGTAAAATTCCCTTTATTGTTGGCGCAAGGGGCAGAAGGTATTGCAGTTGGCTTGGCTACGAAGGTAATGCCGCATAATTTTATCGAACTTATTGATGCATCGATTGATTGCTTAAATAACATTCGTCCATATATTTTACCTGATTTTTATACAGGTGGAATGGCCGATTTTTCTAATTACAACGAAGGTCAGCGTGGTGGTAAAATTCGGGTAAGGGCAAAAATTACTGAGAAAGATAAGAAAACCTTAGTTATAACCGAAGTTCCTTTTAGCACCACAACCGGTTCTGTTATTGATAGTATTTTATCTGCAAATGATAAAGGTAAAATCAAAATAAAAAAAATTGAGGATAATACGGCCGCTCATGTCGAGATCGTAATTCATTTGGCTCCCGGAATTTCACCAGATGTAACCATTGATGCACTTTATGCTTTTACTGCATGCGAAGTCTCAATCTCTCCAAATACCTGTATCATTCAGGGTGATAAACCGCACTTTTTAAGTGTGAATGATATTTTGATTCAGAATACAAAACATACTAAAGATTTATTAAAAAAAGAGCTTGAAATTCGTCTGCATGAGTTGCAAGAAAAGATTTTCTTTAGTTCGTTATTGAAAATATTTATCCAAGAGGGGATGTACAAAAATCCTCAATATGAAAATTCTACAAATTTTGATACCGTTGTAGAGGTTTTACATGCGTTATTCGAACCTTTTAAACCTTCGCTTTATCGCGAAATCTTACCCGAAGATTTTAAAAAGCTGATCGATAAACCAATGAGTAGCATCACACGTTTCGATGTGAAAAAGGCAGATGAGCAAATGAAAAATTTGGAGGATGAAATTAAAGTGGTTAACAATCACCTTAAACATTTAACTGCTTACGCCAT is drawn from Pedobacter mucosus and contains these coding sequences:
- a CDS encoding cytidine deaminase; translated protein: MNLLNINISFEEYAGIAELSENDRQLCERAEQTLSNSYSPYSKFKVGTAIRLTSGETILGSNQENLAYPSGLCAERVALFTIGATYPNAVIKSMAITAQTDAFEILKPITSCGGCLQVMAEFERKQNAPIEVIFYCLGGEILKVPSVKSLLPFSFVEDRLSSGN